The genomic region CCGCGAGTAGTTTATGCAGGCGCTCGGCTGGGGTTTCCCAGCCGAGCGTTTTGCGTGGGCGGCCGTTCAGCTCAGCAGCGACGGCGTCGAGGTGTTCGCGGGGGTGGACGGCGAGGTCGGTGCCTTTGGGGAAGTACTGGCGGAGCAGGCCGTTGGTGTTTTCGTTCGAGCCTCGTTGCCAGGGGCTGGCGGGGTCGCAGAAGTAGACCGGGACGGCGGTGGCGATGGTGAAGGCGCCGTGAGCGCCCATCTCGCTTCCCTGGTCCCAGGTCAGGGACCTTCGGAGGTGGGCGGGCAGGGTCTGGACCGTGGTGACCAGGGCGTCCCGGACGCTTTCGGCGCCGTGGTCGCCGGGCAGGTGCAGGAGCATGACGTAGCGGGTGGCGCGCTCGACCAGGGTGCCGATGGCGGACTTGCCGTCCTTGCCGATGATGAGGTCGCCCTCCCAATGGCCGGGGACGGCCCGGTCCTCCGCCTCCGCCGGTCGTTCGCTGATCATGACCATCGGAGTGGCGAACCGCGGCTGGCGCTGCTGGGCCTGGCGGCGGGGTTTGCGCCGGGCACGGCCCGATCGCAGGGCGCGGGCCAGCTCGCGGCGCAGTTCGCCCCGCCCCTGGACGTAGAGGGCCTGGTAGACCGTCTCGTGGACCACGTGCATCTCCGGCTGCTGGGGGAACTGTGCCCGCAGAGCCTGGCAGATCTGCTCAGGGCTCCACCGAATGTCCAGGTGGTTTTGGATGAAGTCCCGCAGCTGTGGGTTCTGGCCGATCTTCCCGGGCTTCGGGCGGGGCCGGCGGGCATCGGCGCGGGCCTGGGCCGCGTGCGGCCGGTACTGGCCGTTGACCGGGTGACGGTTGCGGCGGATCTCCCGGCTGACCGTGGACGGGCTGCGGCCGAGCTCGGCGGCTATCGCGCGGACCGTTGCCTTCTCCCGCAGCCGGT from Streptomyces sp. QL37 harbors:
- a CDS encoding IS30 family transposase, encoding MDFKIRDRSAIQGRRPLSEERRLYLQLMQQGVSNREACRIVGINEKTGRRWRNGRAPSGGHVGASPITAVAPLPGLSRYLRESDRIHIADRLREKATVRAIAAELGRSPSTVSREIRRNRHPVNGQYRPHAAQARADARRPRPKPGKIGQNPQLRDFIQNHLDIRWSPEQICQALRAQFPQQPEMHVVHETVYQALYVQGRGELRRELARALRSGRARRKPRRQAQQRQPRFATPMVMISERPAEAEDRAVPGHWEGDLIIGKDGKSAIGTLVERATRYVMLLHLPGDHGAESVRDALVTTVQTLPAHLRRSLTWDQGSEMGAHGAFTIATAVPVYFCDPASPWQRGSNENTNGLLRQYFPKGTDLAVHPREHLDAVAAELNGRPRKTLGWETPAERLHKLLAA